tacacaaggctggaatgggctacaagaccatcgccaagcagcttggtgagaaggtgacaacagttggtgcgattattcgcaaatggaagaaacacaaaataactgtaaatctccctcagcctggggctccatgcaagatctcacctcgtggagttgcaatgatcatgagaacggtgaggaatcagcccagaactacacgggaggatcttgtcaatgatctcaaggcagctgggaccatagtcacaaagaaaacaattggtaacacactatgccgtgaaggactgaaatcctgcagcgcccgcaaggtccccctgctcaagaaagcatatatacaggcccgtctgaagtttgccaatgaacatctgaatgattcagaggagaactgggtaaaagtgttgtggtcagatgagaccaaaatcgagctctttggcatcaactcaactcgccgtgtttggaggaggaggaatgctgcctatgaccccaagaacaccatccccaccgtcaaacatggaggtggaaacattatgctttgggggtgtttttatgctaagggtacaggacaacttcaccgcatcaaagggacgatggacggggccatgtaccgtcaaatcttgggtgagaacctccttccctcagccagggcattgaaaatgggtcgtggatgggtattccagcatgacaatgacccaaaacacacggccaaggcaacaaaggagtgggtcaagtagaagcacattaaggtcctggagtggcctagccagtctccagaccttaatcccatagaaaatctgtggagggagctgaaggtttgagttgccaaacgtcagcctcgaaaccttaatgacttggagaagatctgcaaagaggagtgggacaaaatccctcctgagatgtgtgcaaacctggtggccaactacaagaaacgtctgacctctgtgattgccaacaagggttttgccaccaagtactaagtcatgttttgcagaggggtcaaatacttatttccctcattaaaatgcaaatcaatttataacaattttgacgtgcgtttttctggatttctttgttgttattctgtctctcactgttcaaataaacctaccattaaaattatagactgatcatgtctttgtcagtgggcaaacgtacaaaatcagcaggggatcaaatacttctttccctcactgtaggtaaaatgtattttataaacaTAAGGAAGTGAAACTTCATCACCAAAGTGTTTTTTCACCCACAGTGAGTTTACGGTCAGTCCGAAAACATTTTTTCTCCACACAAACAGCAGAGATTATTTTATTGGAACTCTTGTTAAAGTTGAAAACATGAACAATGGAACATTAGGCCTATTTAACGTCATTAAAGAGACCGACTTTGGGGTGATATTATAGTAAGACTACTTTTGGGGTGATGTTATAGTGAAAGGATCTGTGGTAACAGTCTAGGCATTCATACGCCAGATATTTGCTACAAACATTGAAGGGTAGGGTATATTTCAGACTGCGACATTGGGATGTGGGAGGTCTTCCAAGTGCACTTTAGAGCCGATTGGCCTAATTGTTTCTCAATGTTTAATGTTTTCTTCCTTGGTATTTTAGCCTTGGAGACCAGAATGACAACCATGAGAGCCAGGTGTGGAATCTGAAGACCGAGAATGCAGGTAAAACAGATGTGAACTTAACACCAATTTTACGAAAACAATTGTAACTATTGTTCAATAAATCCTGTTCAACATGATCCTGTTCTCTCCTGTGTCCGCTGCGCAGGCAGACACAAGGTGGCATTCTACACCTCTTTGTCTAACTCGGGAGCAATGTATTTCGGACCCTTCAACACTGAAACCACATTGGTCTACAAAACCGTCATCACAAACACTGGCACAGCCTACAACCAAACTACAGGTAGCGTCTTCAGTGCTTACACACCAACCTACATGTCCACAGCAGTGGAGGttgttgaggggaggacggctcataataatggctggaaaggagcaaatggaatggcatcaaataacATGgacaccatgtgtttgatgtatttgataccattccactcaagccattaccatgagtccatcctccccaattaaggtgccaccaacctcctgtggtccacAGTGGCCAGCTACAGACACTGAGTCCAACATCACTGGCTGGCTGCTCCAGTGTCTATAAGAGATAGACATTGTTGATCTCTCCCCATTTTCCCCTCTGAAACAGGTATCTTCACAGCACCAGTGAAAGGAGTCTACTACTTCAGATTCACTGCCATGGACCGCCGGGGCTCTGCTTTACTGGGTGTAAACTTGTACAAAGGTGTCGAGAATGTGATGCACAATGGCATCTACAATCTTCACAGTGGCAACAACGAGCCCATTTCCAACGCGGTGGTTCTCGAATTGTACGTGGGGGACGTGGTGTACATGCGTCTCCCTGCGGGCTATGGACTCTATGATGATTCCAGTCACTACACCACATTCAGTGGCTTCCTGCTCTTCCCTATGTGAAGGGAGTGCCATGAACGCTGTATGATTTAGACTACGGCCATAACTGACAGCTTCTCTGTATACTGTCATAACTTGTAACTCTATACTGTCTAATGACTGGCTAATCAAGACACTGTACTTTGTTTTATTTCTTCAGCAAAAAACAAAGATCATATGATAAGCGCATATTAAGTTTCTAAACCTAATAATAAAAAATGCAATCAGCAATAATTATCTTTTCCTGTTATGAATTGTGAACAGAATGGGCTCTGTAATTCAGAGAAATTCTAACAGATCAAGAGCATTTTGTTCTGGGTTCTGGAACTCAGAGCAGAATTCTAGAATCAGATTGCAGGAGGGACATGAGTGGTTGGGTGCTGATATCCTCTCACTCTATCCGACCATTCTCTCTCACACTATCACTTACAGTTGTGTCAGATAGGCCTATTACACAATACAGACTCTGCTAAACTCACATCTACCCACACgctctcattcacacacacacacagtggttatGGTATGTTAGTAGAATCTCACCTAGAAGGATCTTGTGCTCTTTCTCCTCAGAGTCCTCTGACAGGTCatgctctccctcctcctcctctcccaccatGTCTTTCTGTGCGTTCTCCAGCTCCATGCCATTGACAAACTCTCCCTCCAGGGTGGCCACTGTCTCCTCTGTGCAGCCAGATAGAGTCAGTTCTAGGTTGGGACCACTGCCCTCCCCTGTCCcgctctccttcccctcctcagtctcctcctccagctcccctccctcctctccctcgctGGCCTGCTTCAGGTCCTGGCTGCTGTCAGCTGACTTCAGACTGGCTCGGTCCCGAGTGGAGTCGGCGTCTCCGATAGAGACCTCGCTAGTGCTGCTCTTGTCGCTCAGTTTCCCCACGCTCAAAGACTCCTGGTCCTGCTCGTTGCCTCCTGCTGCTGAGTTCTGGCTCTGCAGTTTACCCCCAGCAGCTCCCCCTGTTCCATTGTTGACGTAGAAGCCATTCTGGAAATCCTCCCCCTCTGAGAGGAACACCTGGTCGTTGAGGCTGATACCTGAGGAGTAGTCCACCAGCCCTGGGTCTCCCCCCACCCCTACACCCCCAGCCCCTCCACTGCCTCCTCCTACCTTCCCACTCACAGAGCCTGAGGACGGCCTGCCTTCCTGgtagtcctcctcctcctctcctaggTCACATGCCCCTCCCCTCAGGCCTTTGCTGGCCTCCCATTGGGGCTCAGATCCCGAGCTGCAGCTCTCAAAGCCAGAGATGATCTGGAGCACGTGTGGCAGGAGGCTGGACAGGAAGGCCTGCAGGCCCAGTCTGACGATCAGCTGCAGAACAAAGCAGTCTGTGTAGAGGTAGAAGCGACCTCTGAGGCACCGCGGGTTCTCATACACACTGACCAGGGGCTTCAGGAGATACTTGGCTGCGTTTCTGGGCCCAAGTACCCTAGAGATGGGCTCAAACAGGTACCAGGCAGCATACACAGCAGTGGACTCCTCTAGCATGAGCGCCAGCACAAAGGGCAGGAGGATCTCCAGCCCCTCAGCTGTGATGACTCCCTGTAACAGTGTCTCCAGCTGCTGCCATAGGTGGAAGACCACATCGCGACCTTGAAGGCTGCAGGTGGTCTCCATCTTGGAATGGTAGGAGTAGATGAAATGGTGGAGGGCAGGGAAATAGGTGGGGAAAGGCAAAGGGGAGAGGATGGGGCTCAGTAACTGACAGGGGTTTGGGGGAGGGAGACCCTCATAAATGGGGTCGTATTTAAAAAGAAGAGGTCGAGGACAACATGGTTTCTCTACTTTGGCTTTGAAGGAGTGCTGGCGTAGCTGTAGCAGTGTCTCCAGAGCGTGATGCAATGGCAGGGGCACGTCACGCAGGCTGGCCGAACATAGATTAATCACAGCCTGGAAGCGCTCACTCAGGGGGGTGCCTGGTTTCACGCCCCGCAGTTTAGACGAGTAGAAGATCTCTGCTATGAGGACGCCCAGAGCCTGCATGTCCCTCTGGTAGAGTTCTGCTAGCAAGGGGAGACATTGTGGagctcctgtcctctccttcctGGAGTCAGATTGGTGCCAGACTTGTGCATGCAGGCTCTTCACCAAGAAGTTGTTCAGTTTCTCCAGCTCTTCCAGAGGTTGAAGGGGGCTGAAGCCCTCAGGCAGTGTGATCTTGAAGTCCTCTGTGTTGGTGGCACCACTCACACTCCCCTCTCCGTGCTTCTTGTTTATGGGGCCTGCTCTCTGTAGCATGGCACTGCGTATGCCAGAGCCCAGGGCGCTGGTGGCATTACCTGCTGTCCCCTCCCCAGGCAAAGAGCTGGGAGACTGGGACACCACCATGGCTGGGTGCTCTCCTCCAGTCTTCCCCCCAGACCTTGCGGTGCTGATGagaggtagagggatagaggaggtaGTGGAGGTGCCAATGGCGGCCCCTCCACTGAGTGAGTCCAGAGCCTCCATACCTTGTTCTAGCTCTTCATCTCGGTCCACCATGGTCCAGCCACTGGACTCACACCCCGTGGCCTCTGGGACCATTCCGTCCACCACGGCATCTAGCGGTGGGATCTGTAGAGGAGGCACGTTGAGAGTGGCGGGGCCCAGGAGAGGGGGTTCAGGTAGCGAGTACTGGTAAGGTGCAAGGCGGGGTGGGTGGGGCTGGTCAAACAGCTGGACTACTCCGTAGCTGGTCAGATGGGTGTGGTTGTCCACCAGGTGCAGGCACACGTTCTTGGCCTTGATGGCTTCTTTACCAGACAGCTTGTAGCCGAACGTCAGGTCTATCCAGTAGTGCAGCTGCTGAGACACCTCTCGGCTCTCCAGGAGGCATCTGTGCACCTCGATGAACTCCTCACAGGAGTTACACCATGGGGGAACTTCCAGATCCGGCATGTCAGGGTGGATGGAGCGGAATATGGAGGGATCTGTGTAGAACTCTGGGATACATTCATCCGGGGTCCAGCTCTGGATGCGTTCCATACTGGCTGGGTATTCGTTCGGTTCCCACTGAGACCTGACATGGCTGCACAGCACTGACTTGGGTGTCTGCCGGGCCCTGTAGACGTAGTAGGTGATGTCTGACAACACGTCTGAGATGTGATGGGGCACGTGTAGGTGTTCAGACTGCCCTGAACCACCGGCGCCTACAGACCCACCCAGACCCAGGTCTCCTATAATACTGACTGCCCCACCTCCGTTAGCCACCGCTGCTGCAAGGGCCTCTTTGGTCATCTCATAGGTAAAGTCCAGCTGCTTGTCTCCTTTATTCAGCCTGAACTTGGACCGCCTGAGGTCCCGGAACCTCCCATATGGCACAGTGAAGTCCACCACCCAGGGCAGGACCGGGTGGTAGTTAGGGTCTCCCTCCCGCCGTCCAGCTAACCTGTTCAGCTCCATCAGGTAGCGGAAGTTGCTGACTCTACCATGGACCCAGTCCAGGACCAAGGACTTGAGCTCATCAAAACAATCTCTACACAGCCTCTTATCACAGTCACGGTTCACACCTTGGCCCTGGTCCCTCGCCTTGATGCTTCTTGGCACTTGTCCCTCAGTAACATAGCCGTCAgcctctctgtcctcccccaGAGCTTCATAATGGGCCAGGGTGACCTTGAGGCGGCTGCAGAGCTGCTCGTCCACCGCTATGTCCTGCAGGGAGAGCTCTCCACAGGACAGCCCTGACGCCTGACAGGCCCGCAACGCGATTAGTAACTGGTAGAGGATGAACAGCACTTTGGCATGGCTGTTGGCCAGCTTGGCTGGGCTGTAGGTGACGATGTCGTGGAGTGAGTACTGGGTGTAGGGGAGAACCACGTAGAGCATCTCTGCTGACTCCAGTAGGCACTCAGCAGGGAGGACGTTAGGACACAGTTGGTCTGAGGGGTGCttagaggaggaggagctgcTTGGAGAGAATGGGTTGTCTTTGTCCTTGTCTCTGGCAGGGGAGAGGGATGGTGACACGGGGATGGAGACGAACGTAGAGCAGAAGAGCTTCTGCAGCGCTTGGCGCACAGCATCTATGGCTGCTACGTGCATCTGCTCCGTAGCCCCTGCATAGGGCTGCACGTGGCTGTGATGAGCCTCGCACCACAGGTTTCTGTGAAAGGACCAAAACAGATATGAGTACGGTAACGACTCAACCATGTTTTATTACACATATCcataaatgtattacattttgagggCTACATTTTACAATTAATTTATTAGGAGTTTAAAATTTTAACTTATATGTAAATTCTTGAAATAAATGTACAATGCTGTTATTTCACAattaaaatggacaaaaaaaaatgtatgtatgcaATTAAAACTGGAAAAATACCTGAAATTACATTGTGATACCCCCTGCATGGTCTTCATGAAAGAATCCTGGGAGACTAGTTGGCAGCCTGGGTCCCTTGCCAGCCTGTAGCTCAGCTTGCTCTTCCTCAGGCCCTGGATGCACACTCGGGTCCAGCCAGGAGGCAGCTTCACCAGGGAGCGCTGGAGGTAGGTGCGAATCTCTGCCTCACTGGCGCTCTCTGAACGGGCACAGCGGATGACCCTCCTCTCCCTTAGGCCCATCACCCAGCGGGTGGGGACCAGGGCCACCAGCTCTTGAGGCCGGGGCCCTGGACCTAGCTGCCGACGATCCACCCCTAGGTCCTTCTCTACAGCTGACACTAGCCACTCCATGGTGACCTACTCTTTCAGGCCTGACAGACAGGAGTGACACACTGTCCTGCTGTCGTCCCACTGGCTCCCTCCTCACTACCAGCACAGAGAATgactctctctcaccctttcatGGAAGGAGGAAGTGCTGACATGTAGGAGCGGGTTGTGTCTGACAATGTTTCCTGTGAAGACATTTGAAACAGAATATAAATTATCAAGTTGCATTACAATGTTAAACAGAATGTAGGTAAGATGAACCTGGTTTGAATGGTTTAATTAAAATACAAATCTGCATAGAAACAAGACTTTCATTCATTTTACACTAAACTAACGAGTGAGCTTGTCCAGGGGTGGTGCTGCTGACATGAATGATAGCTAAGCTGCTACTGCTTATTACCTATCCTGTTGCCtattcactttacccctacccatatgtactgtacatatctacctcgtacccctgcacatcgactcggtactggtactgtataaagttattgttactcattgtgttttTATTCCTTGTGTGATCttcctctctgcattgttggaaaggcccgtaagcatttcactgttagtctacacctgttgtttacgaagcatgtgacaaatacaatttgatttgatcaactTTACTCGTTAGGCTAAGCTCTACTCACGTGACTCTCCTACTGCCTATCCAATGGCTTTTCAAGGAAATAGATAGATCCAGCCAGCTAATCAACACAAGCACAACAAGTGAAAGATGAATGAATATGATGACAGCTGCTAGTTATTATTCCACTTCATCTTCCACTGAGCCATTGGAAAGGCAGTAGTAGAGTTATGTGAGCAGAGCTTAGCCTAACGAGACGGGTCTATCTGCAGACCGCATTTACTACATGCCGCGGCCACCATGCATCACTTACTATTATCCCagaaaca
The DNA window shown above is from Coregonus clupeaformis isolate EN_2021a chromosome 6, ASM2061545v1, whole genome shotgun sequence and carries:
- the LOC121567971 gene encoding complement C1q-like protein 2; this encodes MTRHCLRMKGAAVTLLVLLVCLSGVWALGDSGGRVKGSESISPDIWTELRSLRNMVVEQTVVLRNMEAKLRDSEKQMEEMKRDLCHHRTLTKTNSNQSLGDQNDNHESQVWNLKTENAGRHKVAFYTSLSNSGAMYFGPFNTETTLVYKTVITNTGTAYNQTTGIFTAPVKGVYYFRFTAMDRRGSALLGVNLYKGVENVMHNGIYNLHSGNNEPISNAVVLELYVGDVVYMRLPAGYGLYDDSSHYTTFSGFLLFPM
- the wdr81 gene encoding WD repeat-containing protein 81, coding for MEWLVSAVEKDLGVDRRQLGPGPRPQELVALVPTRWVMGLRERRVIRCARSESASEAEIRTYLQRSLVKLPPGWTRVCIQGLRKSKLSYRLARDPGCQLVSQDSFMKTMQGVSQCNFRNLWCEAHHSHVQPYAGATEQMHVAAIDAVRQALQKLFCSTFVSIPVSPSLSPARDKDKDNPFSPSSSSSSKHPSDQLCPNVLPAECLLESAEMLYVVLPYTQYSLHDIVTYSPAKLANSHAKVLFILYQLLIALRACQASGLSCGELSLQDIAVDEQLCSRLKVTLAHYEALGEDREADGYVTEGQVPRSIKARDQGQGVNRDCDKRLCRDCFDELKSLVLDWVHGRVSNFRYLMELNRLAGRREGDPNYHPVLPWVVDFTVPYGRFRDLRRSKFRLNKGDKQLDFTYEMTKEALAAAVANGGGAVSIIGDLGLGGSVGAGGSGQSEHLHVPHHISDVLSDITYYVYRARQTPKSVLCSHVRSQWEPNEYPASMERIQSWTPDECIPEFYTDPSIFRSIHPDMPDLEVPPWCNSCEEFIEVHRCLLESREVSQQLHYWIDLTFGYKLSGKEAIKAKNVCLHLVDNHTHLTSYGVVQLFDQPHPPRLAPYQYSLPEPPLLGPATLNVPPLQIPPLDAVVDGMVPEATGCESSGWTMVDRDEELEQGMEALDSLSGGAAIGTSTTSSIPLPLISTARSGGKTGGEHPAMVVSQSPSSLPGEGTAGNATSALGSGIRSAMLQRAGPINKKHGEGSVSGATNTEDFKITLPEGFSPLQPLEELEKLNNFLVKSLHAQVWHQSDSRKERTGAPQCLPLLAELYQRDMQALGVLIAEIFYSSKLRGVKPGTPLSERFQAVINLCSASLRDVPLPLHHALETLLQLRQHSFKAKVEKPCCPRPLLFKYDPIYEGLPPPNPCQLLSPILSPLPFPTYFPALHHFIYSYHSKMETTCSLQGRDVVFHLWQQLETLLQGVITAEGLEILLPFVLALMLEESTAVYAAWYLFEPISRVLGPRNAAKYLLKPLVSVYENPRCLRGRFYLYTDCFVLQLIVRLGLQAFLSSLLPHVLQIISGFESCSSGSEPQWEASKGLRGGACDLGEEEEDYQEGRPSSGSVSGKVGGGSGGAGGVGVGGDPGLVDYSSGISLNDQVFLSEGEDFQNGFYVNNGTGGAAGGKLQSQNSAAGGNEQDQESLSVGKLSDKSSTSEVSIGDADSTRDRASLKSADSSQDLKQASEGEEGGELEEETEEGKESGTGEGSGPNLELTLSGCTEETVATLEGEFVNGMELENAQKDMVGEEEEGEHDLSEDSEEKEHKILLDTVCKTVRWLSAKLGPTVTSRYVARNLLRLLTTCYIGPEKHQFVAPVASEESSLESVGMGSVYEKKPVVGDQTAGPVLDCLIYIAHLYGEPVLTYQYLPYIGYLVSPPVSCRLNTRKEAGLLGAVVLTQKIIVFLSDSTLMDMLMKINQDVLLPLLDLLTSPRMGFPSGVQTRSAVCLKTLSLMALICLRIGREMVQQHMVETLKRFFTVFSLLQYLQGQMDSAPRREVGEYILLDVRTPDGSEVTCELGVLEELQAVFNPEMAYASYIPFYCLIGDVAIRKLVSNHELVWRLAQSYHSRVSPGSPDANPPAGSKDRVEMPPTTSSMGPSPGLGRHVGRSPFPAPYNSSTPLGSDTLPESGTFGSHLVGNRIQVARDSEPGGGSPNLGSLDNWGHPRPSHTQPVITSASTFTTPSLGPSSSSSWVVGPTPEDSALKQELPRSGRSLQGNWLAYWQYEIGLNQQDPHFHFHQIRLQSFLGHSGTAKCLAPLAGEDYFLSGSKDKTVKLWPLYNHGDGTREVEPRLTYTDHKKSVFYVGQLEALQEVVSCDGTVHLWDQFTGKQIRSYEALDGKNPITAVTTMPAPHCSVVFGSADSVLRFIDPRKPGLQHEFRLAYNNVSAGLIRYLAVSPGGRTVAAGFSSGFIVLLDARTGLVLRGWPAHEGDILQIKAAGGNLIISSSTDHTLTVWKDLEHKPLHQYKSPSDPVHAFDLYGAEIVAGTVANKIGVYSMMNISASPASSTKLSSENFRGTLTSLAVLPTKRLLLLGSENGAIRLLA